One genomic segment of Bacteroidia bacterium includes these proteins:
- a CDS encoding MerR family transcriptional regulator, producing MTVDSTKQNLFSEFVGLIHYEGLKPLIERLNEKHFTKKDFQVTYKTLHVWAKEGLLTDDKEDPRDWKRFSFVEYAWMNIIIKLKNFGMSTEKILLTKKVLATPFPVKELIDSLDYATGEGMKYLNKHEQKIMQSFPNELLKLIKESKDEPTPKDIAGHFTMLTFILGNYIITRNNVYFIIDKRGKVFPWAEDKRDQYIKLGFGAILEKDHISISLAGLVRDYIMYEKIENEEPRFHVLTEEEQEVIKYIREKKLSELTIRFDGNNKISLIEATENLDTVNVEARYLDHILRHGYQDISYTTAGGKIVKFQRTTKKKFKAA from the coding sequence ATGACGGTGGATTCAACCAAGCAAAACTTGTTTTCAGAATTCGTAGGACTTATTCATTACGAAGGACTGAAGCCGCTCATTGAACGGTTAAATGAGAAGCATTTCACTAAGAAGGACTTTCAGGTGACTTATAAAACCCTGCATGTTTGGGCAAAGGAGGGCTTGCTTACGGATGACAAGGAAGACCCACGGGACTGGAAGCGGTTCAGTTTTGTAGAGTACGCATGGATGAACATTATCATTAAGCTGAAGAATTTTGGAATGTCGACAGAGAAAATTTTATTGACGAAGAAAGTGTTGGCTACTCCCTTCCCTGTGAAAGAGCTTATTGACTCATTGGATTATGCTACCGGGGAAGGAATGAAGTATTTAAATAAGCATGAACAGAAGATCATGCAGTCTTTCCCTAATGAATTATTGAAGCTCATAAAGGAAAGCAAGGACGAACCCACTCCAAAAGACATAGCCGGGCATTTTACCATGCTAACTTTTATTCTTGGTAATTACATCATCACCCGGAATAATGTTTATTTCATCATTGACAAGCGGGGTAAAGTATTTCCCTGGGCCGAGGACAAAAGAGATCAGTATATTAAACTTGGATTCGGAGCTATTTTAGAAAAGGATCATATTTCTATTTCGCTTGCCGGGTTGGTGAGGGATTATATTATGTACGAAAAGATTGAAAATGAAGAGCCAAGATTTCATGTGCTGACAGAAGAAGAACAGGAGGTGATAAAATATATAAGAGAAAAAAAACTGAGTGAATTAACCATTCGCTTTGATGGTAATAATAAAATCTCGTTGATCGAAGCAACCGAAAATCTCGACACGGTGAATGTTGAAGCGCGATACCTCGACCATATATTGAGGCACGGCTACCAGGATATATCCTATACCACCGCAGGAGGGAAGATTGTAAAGTTTCAGCGAACAACAAAGAAAAAATTCAAAGCAGCGTAA
- a CDS encoding recombinase family protein, producing MRKRAIIYTRVSTDEQADRGYSLKDQEDRLQKFCSLKGIDIVLHFQDDHSAKTFDRPEFKKLLDFAKKNRADVDLLLFIKWDRFSRNAGDSYYMISQFRKLGIECQAIEQPLDLSVPENKMMLAFYLAAPEVENDRRSINTINGMRRAMKEGRWMNKAPIGYKNSRDERGGSIIIPSKDAPLVREAFAEMSTGAYLMEEVRKKLLRKGFKCCKNNFPNLLKNPVYIGKILIPALKDEEAQVVQGIHQPLIDDDTFYTVQNILNGRKKFIYHDKQREQLPLRGFLYCKKCGRKLTGSGSKGNGGKYFYYHCTKGCNERFKAEEANGVFLDELAKLRADDTVITFHYEVLKDVFYSRQKGQSSSTIKLKEEIAKNSVRANAAQTLLLDGGLDIMEYKAIKKRYEEANAELQRELARIELADGNFLRYLEYDTNLFRGIDRYFAKTNSVNVKQKILSSFFPYPVTYENGAVRTKQLCPTVEALCPNHGAFSGNKKGPETNFCLQPNWAPPLGLEPRTP from the coding sequence ATGAGAAAGCGGGCGATAATCTACACCAGGGTATCTACAGACGAGCAAGCTGATAGGGGCTACAGTCTGAAAGATCAGGAAGACCGACTCCAAAAATTCTGCTCTTTGAAGGGTATAGACATTGTTCTACATTTTCAAGATGATCATTCTGCAAAAACATTTGACCGGCCAGAGTTTAAAAAACTTCTTGACTTTGCAAAGAAAAACCGGGCTGATGTTGACTTGCTTTTGTTTATCAAGTGGGATAGGTTTTCCCGAAATGCCGGGGATTCCTATTACATGATAAGTCAGTTCCGTAAACTCGGCATTGAATGCCAGGCAATCGAGCAGCCATTGGATTTATCTGTTCCCGAAAACAAGATGATGCTCGCTTTTTATCTTGCGGCACCTGAAGTGGAAAATGACAGGCGTTCCATCAATACCATTAATGGAATGCGAAGAGCAATGAAGGAGGGCCGGTGGATGAATAAAGCCCCTATCGGGTATAAGAATTCGCGGGATGAAAGAGGAGGCTCAATCATTATTCCGAGTAAAGATGCTCCGCTTGTCAGGGAGGCGTTTGCTGAAATGAGTACCGGGGCTTATCTGATGGAGGAAGTGCGTAAGAAATTACTGAGGAAGGGGTTCAAGTGCTGCAAGAACAATTTCCCAAACCTCTTGAAAAATCCTGTTTATATCGGAAAGATTTTGATCCCGGCATTAAAGGATGAAGAAGCGCAGGTAGTCCAGGGAATTCATCAACCGTTAATTGATGATGATACTTTTTATACTGTTCAAAATATTCTGAACGGAAGAAAAAAATTCATCTATCACGACAAACAGCGCGAACAACTCCCCCTCCGTGGGTTCCTGTACTGTAAAAAGTGCGGCAGGAAACTTACCGGCAGTGGCTCAAAAGGGAATGGAGGTAAGTATTTCTATTATCACTGTACGAAGGGATGTAATGAGCGGTTCAAAGCCGAGGAGGCCAATGGCGTTTTCCTTGATGAATTGGCCAAGCTCCGCGCAGATGATACCGTGATTACCTTCCATTATGAGGTTTTGAAGGATGTGTTTTATTCCCGGCAGAAAGGGCAATCCAGTTCCACTATCAAGCTCAAAGAAGAAATTGCTAAGAATTCTGTAAGGGCAAATGCCGCCCAAACGCTGCTTTTAGATGGCGGTCTCGACATTATGGAGTATAAAGCCATTAAGAAGCGCTACGAGGAAGCTAATGCGGAATTACAGCGGGAATTGGCGCGAATTGAGTTGGCGGATGGCAACTTCTTGCGTTATTTGGAGTATGACACCAACCTGTTCAGGGGTATCGACCGTTACTTTGCGAAAACTAATAGTGTGAACGTAAAACAGAAGATCCTAAGTTCATTTTTTCCTTACCCTGTTACTTACGAAAACGGGGCAGTTCGAACCAAACAGTTATGCCCTACAGTGGAGGCGCTTTGCCCAAACCACGGGGCTTTCAGCGGAAATAAAAAAGGGCCGGAAACTAATTTTTGTCTCCAGCCCAATTGGGCTCCCCCTCTTGGGCTCGAACCAAGGACCCCATGA